Within the Leptotrichia sp. oral taxon 498 genome, the region AGCAAAGTTAAAAATAGAATTAATGAAAAGAAAGTTGGATTTGGTTTGGAAACTGAAAATATTAAGTTGGACGATTTGACTTTATTTGAAAATGTGCTTCCTGAAGATTTGATTAAATTTGGACTTATTCCTGAAATAATTGGAAGACTTCCAGTTATTACGGCGCTTCACGGACTTGATGAAGAAGCTATGATTAAAATACTTACTGAGCCTAAAAATTCGCTTACTAAACAATATAAAAAATATTTTGAGATGGAAAATGTGGAGCTTATATTTGAGAAGGATGCGATTGTTGAAATTGCAAAACTTGCTCTTAAGAGAAAAATTGGAGCCAGAGGGCTTCGTTCGATAATTGAAAATGTTATGACAGATTTGATGTATGAAATACCATCTGAAAAAGGTGTAAAAAAAGTTATCATAACAAAAGAATCTGTTACGGACAAAACTAAAGTAAAGATTGAAAAAGAAGAAAAATAAAACAGAAAAATTTAAATTATGAAAGGGGAAAGAATGTCAAATAAACCATATATAGCGACGAGAGAATTAGTTATATTTCCAGAAACTGTAACGCCGATTTTTATTGGAAGAGAAGCTAGTTTAAAAAGTCTGGACGAAGCGATAAATAATTTTGACGGGAAATTAGTTCTTTCAATGCAAAAGGATACGGAGATGGAAGAGCCAAAATTACCGAAAGATGTTTATACAACAGGTGTTTTAGTAAAAATAATCCAATCTGTTGAAATGCCGAATGGGAATATAAAAATTTTGGTTGAATCAAAATCTAAAGTTGTAATAAATAAATTTGAAAAACAAAATGGTGTAATTTTTTGTGAATATGAAAAAATATTTTTAAGACCTATTTCTGAGAGCAAATCTCAGGCATTGAGAAAAAAAGTTTTGGAAAAATTTTCAGAATATGCGAAAAAGACGCAAAAAATTTTGCCAGACATTGTTCAAAATATAAATGGGATTGAAGATGTAGAAAAAGTTTTTAATTTAATTTGTACACATCTGCCAATAAAATCAGTTACAAAGCAGGAAATTTTAGAAATTACGGATATTGAAAAATGTGCTCTAAAAATTTTGGAAGTATTGAGTATTGAAATGGAAGTATTTGTACTGGATATGAATATTGAGAGCCGTGTAAAGGAGCAGATGGCAGAGTTACAGAAGAATTACTACTTGCGAGAAAAAATTAAAGTTATAAAAGATGAGCTGGGCGAAGAAATTGACAATGAAGAAGATGCGCAAGAATTGGATGGAAGAATTAAAAATTCTAAAATCCCAAAAGATTTGAAGGAAAAACTTTTGAAGGAAGTGTCAAGACTTAGAAAAATGCCTGATTTCTCTTCAGAAGCATCGGTTATTAGAAGTTATGTTGAAACGGTTTTAGATTTGCCTTGGAGCAAGTCGACGAAAGATGAAATTGATATTGAAAAAGCAAAAGAAATATTGGATGAGGACCACTACGGTTTAGAAGAAGTTAAAGAGAGAATCTTAGAATTTTTGGCAGTTAAAAAATTGAATAATACGTTAAAAGGTTCAATTATCTGTCTTGTTGGACCTCCAGGTGTTGGAAAAACTTCGCTTGCGCACTCAGTTGCTCGTGCGATGAACAGAAAATTTACAAGAATTTCGCTTGGTGGAGTCAGAGATGAAGCTGAAATTCGTGGACATAGAAGAACTTATGTGGGAGCTATGCCAGGAAGAATTGTAAATTCGCTGAAACAAGTTGGAGTAAATAATCCTGTTATGTTGTTTGACGAAATTGATAAAATGGCATCTGATTTTAGAGGAGATCCAGCATCTGCTATGCTTGAGGTGCTAGATCCCGCACAAAATAACAATTTTGAGGACCATTACATAGATCACACTTTTGACTTGTCCAAAGTATTTTTCATTTGTACAGCAAACGACTTGGGTGGAATTCCAGGACCATTAAGGGATAGAATGGAGATAATTTTTATCGAATCGTATACAGAATTTGAGAAATTAAATATTGCAAAAAGATATTTAATTCCACAAACTCAAGAAGAAAATGGATTGAAAGATTATAAAATTCCATTTTCAGATGCTTCGATTTTAAAGATTATTAACGAATATACGAGAGAAGCTGGAGTTAGAAACTTAAAAAGAGAAATTGGGAAATTATTTAGAAAGATGGCAAAGGAAGCAGTTCTTTCAAAAACTAAAAAATTGTCGGTTACAGAAACAAAAATTAAAAAATATTTGGGAAATGTCAAATATAGACCTGATAAGATTAGAAAAGAAGAAGGAAAAGTTGGAGTTGTAAATGGACTTGCATGGACAGTTGTCGGAGGAACTACATTGGAAGTTCAGGCGGTTAAAATGGATGGAAAAGGAAGGCTGCAGCTCACTGGAAAATTGGGAGATGTGATGAAGGAATCTGCTCAAGTTGCCTATTCTTATGTGAGATATATAAAAGATAAATTGGGAATAAAAGAAAACTTTTATGAAAAATGCGATGTTCACTTACATTTTCCTGAAGGAGCGGTGCCAAAAGATGGACCTTCTGCGGGAATTACAATAACTACAGCGATAATTTCTGTCTTGACAAATAAAGAAGTGAGACAAGATGTAGCAATGACTGGAGAAATCACGATTACAGGAGAAGTTTTAGCAGTCGGTGGAATTAAGGAAAAAGTTATAGGAGCGCACAGAGTTGGAATAAGAGAAGTTGTACTGCCTTTTGACAATAAAATCGATACGGAAGAATTGCCAAAGGAAATATCGAAACAAATGAAATTTTATTTTGCCAAAACTTACGACGATGTTAAAAAAATAGTTTTTAAAGATGAAAAAAAAGCGAAAAAAGTTGTAACTAAAAAAGTGGCAAAAAAGATTTCTGAAAAAAAAGAAAATAAAGTAATATAATAAAAAGTCAGATGTTTTGTGCATCTGATTTTTTTGTATAAAAAATATTTAATAACATTCAAAATCTATATAAGTGTATATAGAAATATAGTGATATAGAAATTTTTTGATATATTTACAAAAAGGTTTATATATCTTAACATTCTTCTTTTAATTTTTTAGCTTTTATTTGTTTTATAAATGCCTTCCGCACGTCTCCTAGTCGCAGTTTTAGAATACCAAGTATCTTCCAAAATAAGCGAATCTCTAAAAGGAGTTTTTAAAACTTGCTGTTTCATATGATTTAAAAACATACATCTGGAAGAATGATGATTGTCAAGTGTAACACAGGAAGCAAAGTGTATAGCCACTTCTTCAGGTGTAATCTTTCCTTCTTTTTTAATACATTTATTCACATTCGACAAAAGGGAATTTATTCCTTTTCCATTACATCCTCCACATTGAAACATAAGAAGTCTTATATCTTGCTCCAATGGATATTTTGAAAATCCACCGCTTCTCTCATAAAATGACTGGCTGCAATGATACCCACTACAGCGTCTTTTTGCAATTTCACATTGAATTATTATAACCAATTTAATTTTTGATAAATCCATAGCATCACCTCAAAATATATTTAAAACTTTTAAAATCTACTTAAATAAAATTATTTATTATAAAATATCATAATTTTAGGGAAAAATCAATTAAATTAATTTTACTTGATAAGATAAGTAAATTGCAAAAATTAATTGACATTTTTTTTAAAATAAATTATAATTTAAAAAGTAAAAACTTCAATAACTAAGGAGTGAACAAATTGAAAAAAGTACAATTTATAATAATTTCTACAATATTATCTTTTGGGTTGATTGTGTCGGCGGCGTTAATTTCAAATGCAATTGATAAGACAAATAAGCTGGATAATAGAATTACAGTAAAAGGAGTTGCCGAAAAGAGAATTAAATCGGACAAGGCACTTATTAAAATAATAATTTCAAATAAAAATGAAAATTTAGATAATTTAAAAAAAGAAATAGATGCGAGGGAAAAAATTGTAATTGACAAGTTAAAAAGTTTAAAAATCAGTGAAAATAGTTACGACATTGAAAATTTAAAAATTCAGCCAAATTATGATAAAGCAAAAGAGAAAGCTTCTCAAAATAATGAAGAGACAGTGGCTTTAGAAAGTAAAATTTTAAATTACGACGGACAGGAAATTATATCAATTGTAACTGGAGATATTGATAAAGCTAAAAAGTTCTATGAAAATT harbors:
- the lon gene encoding endopeptidase La, coding for MSNKPYIATRELVIFPETVTPIFIGREASLKSLDEAINNFDGKLVLSMQKDTEMEEPKLPKDVYTTGVLVKIIQSVEMPNGNIKILVESKSKVVINKFEKQNGVIFCEYEKIFLRPISESKSQALRKKVLEKFSEYAKKTQKILPDIVQNINGIEDVEKVFNLICTHLPIKSVTKQEILEITDIEKCALKILEVLSIEMEVFVLDMNIESRVKEQMAELQKNYYLREKIKVIKDELGEEIDNEEDAQELDGRIKNSKIPKDLKEKLLKEVSRLRKMPDFSSEASVIRSYVETVLDLPWSKSTKDEIDIEKAKEILDEDHYGLEEVKERILEFLAVKKLNNTLKGSIICLVGPPGVGKTSLAHSVARAMNRKFTRISLGGVRDEAEIRGHRRTYVGAMPGRIVNSLKQVGVNNPVMLFDEIDKMASDFRGDPASAMLEVLDPAQNNNFEDHYIDHTFDLSKVFFICTANDLGGIPGPLRDRMEIIFIESYTEFEKLNIAKRYLIPQTQEENGLKDYKIPFSDASILKIINEYTREAGVRNLKREIGKLFRKMAKEAVLSKTKKLSVTETKIKKYLGNVKYRPDKIRKEEGKVGVVNGLAWTVVGGTTLEVQAVKMDGKGRLQLTGKLGDVMKESAQVAYSYVRYIKDKLGIKENFYEKCDVHLHFPEGAVPKDGPSAGITITTAIISVLTNKEVRQDVAMTGEITITGEVLAVGGIKEKVIGAHRVGIREVVLPFDNKIDTEELPKEISKQMKFYFAKTYDDVKKIVFKDEKKAKKVVTKKVAKKISEKKENKVI
- a CDS encoding CGGC domain-containing protein, with the translated sequence MDLSKIKLVIIIQCEIAKRRCSGYHCSQSFYERSGGFSKYPLEQDIRLLMFQCGGCNGKGINSLLSNVNKCIKKEGKITPEEVAIHFASCVTLDNHHSSRCMFLNHMKQQVLKTPFRDSLILEDTWYSKTATRRRAEGIYKTNKS
- a CDS encoding SIMPL domain-containing protein (The SIMPL domain is named for its presence in mouse protein SIMPL (signalling molecule that associates with mouse pelle-like kinase). Bacterial member BP26, from Brucella, was shown to assemble into a channel-like structure, while YggE from E. coli has been associated with resistance to oxidative stress.) produces the protein MNKLKKVQFIIISTILSFGLIVSAALISNAIDKTNKLDNRITVKGVAEKRIKSDKALIKIIISNKNENLDNLKKEIDAREKIVIDKLKSLKISENSYDIENLKIQPNYDKAKEKASQNNEETVALESKILNYDGQEIISIVTGDIDKAKKFYENLLELKLQSDNIEITKPEYIVTNIDKYKKDLLVDATKNAEFRAIEMLKVNSNEINGLKSMTQGQFEILKDNEDILNKDEEMQNQIYKRMRLVVTATYFIRY